A single Oncorhynchus mykiss isolate Arlee chromosome 24, USDA_OmykA_1.1, whole genome shotgun sequence DNA region contains:
- the LOC110503332 gene encoding olfactory receptor 11A1-like, which yields MENSTHYEVFRLAAYGDIGQMKYFYFAVVTVLYFVIILANALLIGVICIERSLHEPMYLFLCALFVNQLYGSTGLFPALMFYLLSDTHDISLLYCYLQVYVLYTYAITEFCNLAVMSYDRYISICYPLQYNNIMTPKIICGLILLPWVYSFFINAIIISLSLRLQFCGNILDRVYCDNYSVVKLACSNTTLNNIWGLVVTALSFSCTLCPTIYSYVRILQVCLKSSKETKQKAFNTCTPHIASLLNFLFGCLFVILQGRYDTAHLPPILRTILLVYFLICPPLFNPLMYGVRMVKIRQACKKVLGLHPKT from the coding sequence ATGGAAAACTCTACTCACTACGAGGTCTTTAGGCTTGCTGCATACGGTGATATCGGACAAATGAAGTATTTCTACTTTGCTGTAGtaactgttttatattttgtcaTCATTCTTGCCAATGCTTTACTTATTGGAGTTATCTGCATTGAAAGAAGCCTTCATGAACCCATGTATCTGTTTCTATGTGCTTTGTTTGTTAATCAGTTGTATGGGAGCACTGGTTTGTTTCCTGCTCTCATGTTTTACTTGCTGTCTGACACACATGATATTTCCCTTCTTTATTGTTATCTCCAGGTTTATGTGTTGTACACATATGCTATAACAGAATTTTGTAATTTAGCAGTTATGTCCTATGACAGGTACATCTCTATTTGTTATCCTCTACAGTATAACAATATTATGACACCTAAAATAATTTGTGGCTTAATTCTACTGCCCTGGGTGTATTCTTTTTTCATCAACGCCATCATTATCTCCCTGAGTTTGCGACTGCAATTTTGTGGTAACATTCTAGACAGAGTGTATTGTGACAACTACTCAGTCGTCAAGCTTGCCTGTTCAAATACTACGCTGAATAACATATGGGGTCTTGTTGTCACTGCGCTTTCTTTTTCTTGTACTTTATGTCCTACCATATACTCATATGTAAGAATTCTACAGGTATGTTTAAAGTCTTCTAAAGAGACGAAGCAGAAAGCATTTAACACCTGTACACCACATATAGCCTCTTTGCTGAACTTCTTATTTGGCTGCTTATTTGTGATTCTACAAGGAAGATATGATACTGCACATCTTCCACCTATACTTCGCACTATTTTATTAGTTTATTTTCTAATATGTCCACCACTTTTCAATCCTTTAATGTATGGCGTTAGGATGGTTAAAATCAGGCAGGCTTGTAAAAAGGTACTAGGACTTCACCCTAAAACATAA
- the LOC118943994 gene encoding olfactory receptor 52K2-like has translation MNQTVLHSTVFFTAYGPPGPLNYAAFFLTFLLFFITIFANISLMLVIYLESHLHKPMYIFLFNLAVNGLIGCLSVCPKIMDNLVNDIKDISHKGCLLQVFFSSVYATCAYVILAVMAYDRYVSICKPLQYHSIMTPSKVKMLVALVYFIPITMLAFQIFITSRLPVCSYNINKLFCDNLAVVKLSCVESALSNLYGICIISSLVVLPFVLVVLSYIKILLVCLKVSKESRTKAFNTCTPHLITFINFSTAILFSVIYNRHSTVSKEVNVLISVQSILFPPLVHPIIYGIRTKEIRTCITKIIRTRIFPNSLDFPHRKSERKLVPIMTLDGTAAGQGLPV, from the coding sequence ATGAACCAAACTGTCTTGCATAGCACTGTATTTTTCACTGCGTATGGACCTCCAGGCCCACTCAACTACGCAGCTTTTTTCTTAACATTTTTGCTTTTCTTCATTACAATATTTGCCAACATCAGTCTCATGCTTGTCATCTACTTAGAATCACACTTACACAAGCCCATGTACATATTTCTGTTCAACTTGGCGGTGAATGGACTGATTGGGTGTTTATCCGTCTGTCCGAAGATCATGGACAATCTTGTTAATGACATAAAGGACATCTCTCACAAAGGTTGTTTATTGCAGGTGTTTTTCAGCAGTGTATATGCAACGTGTGCTTACGTTATTCTAGCAGTGATGGCATATGACAGGTATGTCTCAATTTGTAAGCCATTGCAATATCATAGCATTATGACCCCTTCTAAAGTGAAGATGTTGGTAGCATTGGTATATTTTATTCCCATAACTATGCTTGCTTTTCAAATATTTATCACTTCTAGGCTGCCTGTGTGCAGCTACAATATCAACAAGCTTTTTTGTGATAACTTAGCAGTTGTTAAACTCTCCTGTGTTGAAAGTGCACTGAGTAACCTGTATGGTATATGTATCATATCAAGTCTAGTGGTTTTACCTTTTGTGTTAGTTGTGCTCTCATACATCAAAATATTACTTGTTTGCTTGAAAGTCTCAAAGGAGTCACGAACTAAGGCTTTTAATACGTGTACTCCCCACTTGATCACTTTCATCAACTTCTCTACAGCCATCCTTTTTTCTGTTATTTACAACAGGCACAGCACAGTTAGCAAGGAGGTTAATGTATTAATATCAGTACAGTCCATTCTTTTCCCACCACTGGTACACCCTATCATATATGGTATTAGGACCAAGGAGATCAGAACATGTATTACAAAAATTATAAGAACAAGAATCTTTCCTAACTCTCTTGATTTTCCTCATCGAAAATCTGAACGTAAACTGGTACCAATTATGACTTTAGATGGTACAGCAGCAGGGCAAGGGTTGCCGGTTTGA
- the LOC118943995 gene encoding olfactory receptor 52K2-like has product MNQTVLHSTVFFTAYGPPGPLNYAAFFLTFLLFFITIFANISLMLVIYLESHLHKPMYIFLFNLAVNGLIGCLSVCPKIMDNLVNDIKDISHKGCLLQVFFSSVYATCAYVILAVMAYDRYVSICKPLQYHSIMTPSKVKMLVALVYFIPITMLAFQIFITSRLPVCSYNINKLFCDNLAVVKLSCVESALSNLYGICIISSLVVLPFVLVVLSYIKILLVCLKVSKESRTKAFNTCTPHLITFINFSTAILFSVIYNRHSTVSKEVNVLISVQFILFPPLVHPIIYGIRTKEIRTCVTKIIRTRIFPNSLDFPHRKSERKLVPIMTLDGTAAGQGLPV; this is encoded by the coding sequence ATGAACCAAACTGTCTTGCATAGCACTGTATTTTTCACTGCGTATGGACCTCCAGGCCCACTCAACTACGCAGCTTTTTTCTTAACATTTTTGCTTTTCTTCATTACAATATTTGCCAACATCAGTCTCATGCTTGTCATCTACTTAGAATCACACTTACACAAGCCCATGTACATATTTCTGTTCAACTTGGCGGTGAATGGACTGATTGGGTGTTTATCCGTCTGTCCGAAGATCATGGACAATCTTGTTAATGACATAAAGGACATCTCTCACAAAGGTTGTTTATTGCAGGTGTTTTTCAGCAGTGTATATGCAACGTGTGCTTACGTTATTCTAGCAGTGATGGCATATGACAGGTATGTCTCAATTTGTAAGCCATTGCAATATCATAGCATTATGACCCCTTCTAAAGTGAAGATGTTGGTAGCATTGGTATATTTTATTCCCATAACTATGCTTGCTTTTCAAATATTTATCACTTCTAGGCTGCCTGTGTGCAGCTACAATATCAACAAGCTTTTTTGTGATAACTTAGCAGTTGTTAAACTCTCCTGTGTTGAAAGTGCACTGAGTAACCTGTATGGTATATGTATCATATCAAGTCTAGTGGTTTTACCTTTTGTGTTAGTTGTGCTCTCATACATCAAAATATTACTTGTTTGCTTGAAAGTCTCAAAGGAGTCACGAACTAAGGCTTTTAATACGTGTACTCCCCACTTGATCACTTTCATCAACTTCTCTACAGCCATCCTTTTTTCTGTTATTTACAACAGGCACAGCACAGTTAGCAAGGAGGTTAATGTATTAATATCAGTACAGTTCATTCTTTTCCCACCACTGGTACACCCTATCATATATGGTATTAGGACCAAGGAGATCAGGACATGTGTTACAAAAATTATAAGAACAAGAATCTTTCCTAACTCTCTTGATTTTCCTCATCGAAAATCTGAACGTAAACTGGTACCAATTATGACTTTAGATGGTACAGCAGCAGGGCAAGGGTTGCCGGTTTGA